In the genome of Coraliomargarita algicola, one region contains:
- a CDS encoding LysR substrate-binding domain-containing protein → MDLRQLRYFTEAAEAGSISAAAKRCSISQPSLSQQIMSLEEEVGEQLMERRPRGIELTAGGELLLRHAKRLLREESILREQLRARSELQLGKVHFGIIPTLAPYLLPRLFTEFQREYPSIEIEVIEDRTSSLIQEIVSGKLEFAILSDVADKELKKYSLQTQQLFSETLLLATYEGHPLTQQSAAPTTQSLRADELIHLKDGHCLRDQVLRACGLHECHARLQCDQLETALAMVAANLGIAVVPELAVNGRKMLNVALRRFASPMPTRKIYLLHRSGTQLSKAARKLLEGLRM, encoded by the coding sequence ATGGATTTACGTCAGTTGCGTTATTTTACAGAGGCCGCCGAAGCGGGCTCGATCAGTGCTGCGGCGAAACGCTGCTCGATCAGTCAGCCCTCGCTGAGTCAGCAGATTATGTCCTTGGAAGAAGAGGTGGGGGAGCAGCTGATGGAGCGTCGTCCACGCGGGATTGAATTGACTGCAGGGGGAGAGTTGCTGCTGCGTCATGCAAAGCGTTTATTGCGCGAAGAGTCGATCTTGCGGGAACAGCTGCGTGCGCGCAGTGAGCTGCAGTTGGGCAAAGTTCATTTTGGAATTATTCCGACTCTGGCACCTTATTTACTGCCGCGTCTTTTTACTGAGTTTCAGCGTGAGTACCCCAGTATAGAAATTGAGGTGATCGAGGACCGCACCAGTTCTTTAATACAGGAAATTGTTTCGGGAAAGCTTGAGTTTGCAATCTTGAGTGACGTTGCTGATAAGGAGCTGAAGAAGTATTCGTTACAGACGCAGCAACTCTTTAGTGAGACCCTCTTACTCGCCACTTATGAAGGGCATCCATTGACGCAGCAGAGTGCTGCCCCCACGACCCAATCACTGCGGGCGGACGAATTGATTCATTTAAAGGACGGCCATTGTTTACGTGATCAGGTGTTGCGGGCTTGTGGGCTTCACGAGTGTCATGCTCGGCTCCAATGTGATCAACTGGAGACTGCGCTGGCAATGGTCGCAGCTAATCTCGGCATCGCGGTGGTGCCAGAGCTTGCGGTGAATGGTCGCAAGATGCTCAACGTCGCTTTACGGCGATTTGCCAGTCCGATGCCAACTCGTAAGATTTACTTACTGCACCGTAGTGGCACACAACTTTCTAAAGCTGCGAGAAAATTGCTCGAAGGTCTGCGCATGTGA
- a CDS encoding catalase, producing the protein MSKTHKQMTTTAGNPIADNQNSMTAGARGPVLMQDYQLLEKLAHQNRERIPERVVHAKGSGAFGKLTITHDITQYSKAAVFSEIGKETECLLRFSTVAGERGAADAERDVRGWALKFYTDEGNWDLVGNNTPVFFVRDPLKFPDFIHTQKRHPKTNMRSATAMWDFWSLSPESLHQVTILMSDRGLPKSYRHTNGYGSHTYSFINAKNERFWVKFHFKTRQGIETMTNEEAAKLIGEDRESSQKDLYQAIEDGNYPQWDFKIQVMPEADAENYSINPFDLTKVWPHADYPLIDVGTLELNRNPENYFQEIEQAAFSPSNIVPGISFSPDKMLQARIFSYADAHRYRVGTWYESLPVNRPRSAVNTYHMDGSMNAHTPASSDAYYEPNSMGGPTEDARFAEPALKISGDADRYNHREGNDDYTQAGNLFRLMSEDQKQQLCSNIAAAMQGVPQHIVERQLAHFDQADPAYGTGVRAALKA; encoded by the coding sequence ATGAGTAAGACACATAAACAAATGACAACTACGGCGGGTAATCCGATCGCCGATAATCAGAATTCAATGACAGCCGGCGCACGCGGTCCGGTACTGATGCAAGACTATCAGCTATTGGAAAAGTTGGCCCACCAGAACCGTGAGCGCATTCCTGAACGCGTAGTACACGCCAAGGGTTCAGGTGCATTTGGAAAGCTCACCATCACTCACGACATCACCCAATACTCTAAAGCGGCCGTTTTCTCTGAAATCGGCAAAGAGACAGAATGCTTACTTCGTTTCTCGACTGTTGCCGGGGAACGTGGAGCCGCAGATGCCGAGCGCGATGTCCGCGGCTGGGCCTTAAAATTCTACACTGATGAAGGCAACTGGGATTTAGTGGGCAACAACACACCCGTATTTTTTGTAAGAGACCCACTCAAGTTTCCCGACTTCATTCACACCCAGAAGCGTCATCCTAAGACCAATATGCGCAGTGCCACCGCCATGTGGGACTTCTGGTCCTTGAGCCCCGAAAGCCTGCATCAAGTCACCATATTGATGTCTGACCGCGGCTTGCCCAAAAGTTACCGCCACACCAATGGATATGGCTCACATACCTACAGTTTTATCAATGCAAAGAATGAGCGTTTTTGGGTAAAGTTCCACTTCAAGACCCGTCAGGGCATTGAAACCATGACCAACGAAGAAGCCGCCAAATTAATCGGCGAAGATCGTGAATCTTCCCAGAAAGACCTCTACCAAGCGATTGAAGACGGCAATTATCCGCAATGGGACTTCAAGATTCAGGTGATGCCGGAAGCGGACGCTGAGAACTACTCAATCAATCCCTTCGACCTGACTAAAGTGTGGCCGCACGCGGATTATCCTTTAATCGATGTCGGAACTTTAGAGCTTAATCGCAATCCGGAAAATTACTTTCAGGAAATAGAGCAAGCGGCATTTTCGCCCTCTAACATCGTGCCAGGTATTAGCTTCTCACCCGATAAAATGTTGCAGGCGCGCATCTTCTCCTATGCAGACGCCCACCGCTATCGAGTCGGCACCTGGTATGAATCGCTTCCAGTCAATCGCCCGAGGTCGGCAGTCAATACCTATCACATGGACGGCTCGATGAATGCCCACACACCCGCAAGCAGCGATGCCTACTATGAGCCCAACTCCATGGGGGGCCCGACAGAAGACGCCCGCTTTGCGGAGCCGGCACTGAAGATTTCCGGTGATGCCGACCGCTACAATCATCGCGAGGGCAACGACGACTACACCCAAGCCGGCAATCTCTTCCGCTTAATGAGCGAAGATCAAAAGCAACAACTGTGCAGCAACATTGCAGCCGCCATGCAAGGCGTGCCACAACACATCGTAGAGCGACAACTCGCACACTTCGACCAGGCCGATCCAGCCTACGGAACCGGCGTGCGCGCAGCACTTAAAGCATAG
- a CDS encoding ankyrin repeat domain-containing protein has protein sequence MITETEEKRYVELQQIALDAARAGDVETLRPMIQAGLPVELKDSKGNSLLMLAAYHGNVQAVRMLLAEGANPDARNDRAQTPLAGVAFKGYLEVAQVLVETGADANADQGGGRTPVMFAAMFGHQTMVEYLESKIETKQQSRIWGLKVDTLARFTSGLRRLFRFASA, from the coding sequence ATGATTACCGAAACCGAAGAAAAACGATACGTAGAACTGCAACAGATCGCGCTCGACGCAGCACGCGCGGGCGATGTGGAAACATTGCGTCCAATGATCCAGGCGGGACTCCCGGTCGAGCTCAAGGACAGCAAGGGAAATAGCCTACTAATGCTGGCGGCCTATCATGGCAATGTGCAAGCCGTGCGCATGTTACTGGCCGAAGGGGCCAACCCCGATGCACGCAACGATCGCGCACAAACACCTCTGGCTGGAGTCGCCTTCAAAGGCTATCTGGAAGTCGCACAAGTGCTGGTCGAAACCGGCGCAGATGCCAACGCAGATCAAGGTGGCGGACGCACACCAGTGATGTTTGCCGCAATGTTCGGCCACCAGACAATGGTCGAGTATTTGGAATCGAAGATCGAAACGAAGCAGCAATCGCGAATTTGGGGTTTGAAAGTCGATACCTTGGCACGTTTCACAAGTGGGTTGCGTCGCCTCTTTCGCTTCGCATCTGCCTAA
- a CDS encoding carbohydrate porin, whose protein sequence is MKIITTTMLIGLTSIAFANGEAWNEREQVTGDWGGLRTSLEDKGIDAFLYYDSIAAASVSGGIQHDDQFTGQVYAGVRLDFEKMFGWDTTTGKISIVNRHGNGISHNVGGIYDPMTINGGADGQVTWLYEVWLEKMFGDNLAIKFGRTSMDEDFANSDLYRYSLSTSINGPIRSMMLDNAQIFSFPLALWGARAKYKISDEHQFQLGAYQINDNPFGTHLKGTDWGIDSDDGVTYMAQYDWTPDVFDRPARFYFGVAHSVYDYTDFDGGESSSMTTVYGHGEVEVAEGLRLFAFGAYNPQEESAKIPLQISGGANWKGLIPGRENDHTVFFATYGQVSDEYGDHVTLADVDSEMVFELGHRIQLTPAFYIQPAVQYIVDPGGGTNGNVDDAFVVGAWIGMSF, encoded by the coding sequence ATGAAAATAATAACAACTACAATGTTAATTGGCTTAACCAGCATCGCATTTGCAAATGGTGAGGCCTGGAATGAACGCGAGCAGGTGACTGGGGACTGGGGCGGCTTGCGCACCAGCCTCGAAGATAAAGGCATCGATGCCTTCCTGTATTACGATTCCATTGCCGCAGCGAGCGTTAGTGGAGGGATTCAACACGATGATCAGTTCACCGGCCAAGTTTATGCAGGTGTACGATTGGATTTTGAAAAAATGTTTGGTTGGGACACCACCACTGGGAAAATCTCCATCGTCAATCGTCATGGTAACGGCATTTCCCACAACGTAGGCGGCATTTACGACCCGATGACAATCAATGGCGGTGCTGATGGACAGGTCACTTGGTTGTATGAAGTCTGGCTGGAGAAAATGTTTGGCGATAACCTGGCGATTAAATTTGGTCGGACATCCATGGATGAGGATTTCGCCAACAGCGATTTGTATCGTTATTCACTGAGCACGTCCATCAACGGTCCGATTCGTTCCATGATGTTGGATAATGCACAGATCTTTTCCTTCCCACTCGCTCTGTGGGGCGCACGTGCGAAGTATAAGATCAGTGATGAGCATCAGTTTCAATTGGGTGCATACCAGATTAATGACAACCCTTTTGGCACACACTTGAAAGGGACTGATTGGGGGATCGATAGTGATGACGGCGTTACTTACATGGCGCAGTACGACTGGACGCCAGACGTTTTTGACCGTCCCGCACGCTTCTATTTTGGGGTCGCTCATTCTGTGTATGATTACACTGACTTCGATGGTGGTGAATCTTCAAGCATGACGACCGTCTACGGTCATGGTGAAGTCGAGGTGGCCGAAGGCCTGCGCCTTTTCGCCTTTGGTGCTTATAATCCACAAGAGGAATCTGCTAAAATTCCTCTCCAAATCAGCGGTGGTGCCAACTGGAAGGGTTTGATTCCCGGACGTGAAAACGATCACACGGTGTTCTTTGCCACCTATGGTCAAGTCAGCGATGAATACGGCGATCACGTAACGCTTGCTGATGTCGATTCCGAAATGGTCTTCGAACTGGGACATCGAATTCAGTTAACACCAGCCTTCTACATCCAGCCAGCGGTTCAATATATCGTGGATCCAGGTGGAGGCACAAATGGTAATGTCGATGATGCCTTCGTTGTTGGCGCATGGATCGGCATGTCGTTCTAG
- a CDS encoding cytidylate kinase-like family protein, whose amino-acid sequence MNTTIAISRLIGSDAGEIAKRLAEALGYDLVDKAILQATLEQYGITRFGKLYNSTPNLWDLTNSKNIQVISMLNDTMKALAYRGRTVILARGAYAALSDYSNVLKVRLQAPLAVRVQRMMAREECDDPEQVEERIVLDDKARKKFVKLFYNKKDSDATDFDLVINTAIISVRTTDEWLLDAVRMFESIEPVTPVQTVSQQEVDPLLLDAIDQALQRRR is encoded by the coding sequence ATGAATACGACAATAGCAATTTCTAGATTGATTGGTAGTGATGCGGGCGAAATCGCAAAACGCTTAGCCGAAGCACTGGGATACGATCTGGTCGATAAGGCCATCTTGCAAGCAACTTTGGAGCAATACGGCATCACACGCTTTGGTAAGCTCTATAATTCGACTCCCAATCTATGGGACCTGACCAACTCGAAGAACATACAGGTTATTTCGATGTTGAACGATACGATGAAAGCCCTGGCGTATCGCGGACGGACCGTAATTCTAGCACGAGGTGCGTATGCGGCTCTGAGTGATTACAGTAATGTATTGAAGGTTCGCTTACAGGCGCCTCTCGCGGTGCGTGTTCAACGCATGATGGCACGTGAAGAATGTGATGACCCTGAGCAAGTCGAAGAGCGCATCGTATTGGATGACAAAGCTCGAAAGAAATTTGTGAAGTTGTTTTATAACAAAAAAGACAGTGACGCGACTGATTTCGACTTGGTGATCAATACTGCGATCATTTCTGTTCGAACCACCGATGAATGGCTGCTCGATGCCGTTCGAATGTTTGAGTCCATTGAGCCAGTCACACCGGTTCAAACTGTTTCTCAACAAGAGGTCGACCCTCTCTTATTGGATGCGATTGATCAAGCACTCCAACGCCGTCGCTAA
- a CDS encoding ABC transporter permease, with amino-acid sequence MAHLENLKSTAKAVDFAKQNGIYIVLFALIGFFSFASENFLVSQNLMNVARQVSMLGIAAVGFAFVLLLGGIDLSVGSVITLVNVVCGWFMVNAGMHPVMAIVITLAMATMIGFGNGWIIANIGMPPLIVTLAMMIIIEGVAFLISKGLPIYGFPESFAVIGQGYIGPIPIPVIIMIVIMALGALILNKTYFGRYFYAVGGNEEAAKLSGIKVKNVKYLVYSLSGFFAGVAAIVILSRTNSATVTAGKMLELEILTACVLGGVSVTGGVGRISNVVAGVLILGVLSNGMVLLNVTEFTQMVIKGSVLLIAVAFDCLQHRKVS; translated from the coding sequence ATGGCACATTTAGAAAATTTAAAAAGCACGGCTAAAGCCGTTGATTTCGCAAAACAAAACGGCATTTATATCGTGTTGTTCGCTCTGATTGGGTTCTTCTCCTTTGCCTCGGAGAACTTCCTCGTCAGTCAGAATTTGATGAACGTTGCCCGCCAAGTCTCAATGCTCGGCATTGCAGCGGTCGGCTTCGCATTTGTCTTATTGCTGGGAGGGATTGATCTCTCGGTGGGTTCGGTGATCACACTGGTCAACGTTGTCTGTGGCTGGTTTATGGTGAACGCGGGGATGCACCCAGTGATGGCGATTGTGATCACATTGGCGATGGCGACTATGATTGGTTTCGGTAACGGCTGGATCATTGCAAACATCGGAATGCCACCTCTGATTGTGACGCTGGCAATGATGATTATCATTGAAGGGGTGGCCTTCTTGATCAGTAAAGGTCTGCCCATCTATGGGTTTCCTGAGTCCTTCGCTGTAATCGGCCAAGGCTACATCGGCCCTATTCCCATTCCGGTGATTATTATGATCGTGATTATGGCACTCGGTGCCTTGATTTTGAATAAGACATACTTTGGTCGTTATTTCTATGCAGTCGGTGGTAATGAAGAGGCCGCCAAACTCTCTGGTATTAAAGTCAAGAACGTCAAATACCTTGTCTATTCTTTGTCGGGGTTCTTTGCCGGCGTGGCCGCGATTGTCATTCTTTCCAGAACTAACTCCGCGACTGTCACCGCAGGCAAAATGTTAGAACTCGAGATTTTGACAGCCTGTGTGCTGGGGGGAGTGAGTGTCACTGGTGGTGTCGGACGCATCTCCAATGTGGTGGCTGGTGTTTTGATCCTCGGAGTGCTCAGCAATGGTATGGTGCTGCTCAATGTGACGGAGTTTACACAAATGGTGATCAAAGGTTCCGTCCTTTTGATCGCTGTCGCCTTTGATTGCTTACAACACCGCAAGGTGAGCTGA
- a CDS encoding sugar ABC transporter ATP-binding protein — MNILELKNITKKYPGVIALNDVSIDFVKGEAHALVGENGAGKSTLIKSCTGAVKPNSGNIVIGGESFTALTPQISEAHGIGVIYQEFNLVGELSVAENIFLGRAIRKGLIINKKAMAREAAAIFEQFNIDIDPYALVSSLTVGYQQLVEIAKALSQNAQVLIMDEPSAPLTSAEAERLYQVVEKLKAKGVTIIYISHRMEEIFRLTERITVLRDGQKIATVKTDETNMDDLVKLMVGRELKETYPERKACISDEVMLDVQNLSGNGVSDISFQIKKGEVLGFAGLIGAGRTETAELLFGAAKKTGGSVRLRGNEVSPKSPRDAIDSGIALVPEDRKGKGALLDMTIRSNTSMAILERISSFFIVDKKEEVRLANQYRESIRIKTPSIEQKIKNLSGGNQQKVIIARWLASEPDLVIFDEPTRGIDVGAKSEIYALVNSLVEDGKSVLMISSEMEEVMGMSDRIVVLCDGKISGSLDRKDFNQETIMNFASQK, encoded by the coding sequence ATGAATATTCTAGAGTTAAAGAATATAACGAAGAAATACCCTGGTGTCATTGCGCTCAACGATGTCAGTATCGATTTTGTCAAAGGAGAAGCACATGCCCTGGTTGGTGAAAACGGTGCTGGCAAATCGACTCTGATCAAGAGTTGCACGGGTGCAGTGAAACCAAATTCCGGTAATATCGTCATCGGTGGAGAATCCTTTACTGCACTGACTCCACAGATTTCTGAAGCACACGGAATCGGCGTTATTTATCAGGAATTTAATTTAGTTGGCGAATTGTCCGTGGCAGAGAATATCTTTCTCGGTCGAGCCATCCGCAAAGGCCTGATTATTAATAAAAAAGCGATGGCTCGTGAGGCCGCTGCGATCTTTGAACAGTTCAATATTGATATCGATCCATACGCCCTGGTCAGTAGTTTAACCGTCGGTTATCAGCAGTTAGTGGAAATCGCCAAAGCCTTGTCCCAGAATGCGCAAGTATTGATTATGGATGAGCCTTCGGCGCCGCTCACTTCAGCCGAAGCGGAGCGTCTCTATCAAGTCGTCGAGAAACTGAAAGCGAAGGGAGTGACGATTATATACATCTCGCACCGCATGGAGGAAATCTTCCGATTGACGGAGCGCATTACGGTGCTGAGAGATGGGCAAAAAATCGCGACTGTGAAGACCGACGAGACCAATATGGATGACCTCGTAAAGTTGATGGTGGGGCGCGAATTAAAAGAGACCTATCCTGAGCGTAAGGCCTGTATCTCAGATGAGGTGATGCTGGATGTGCAGAATCTCTCTGGTAACGGCGTGAGCGATATTAGTTTTCAAATTAAAAAGGGCGAAGTGCTTGGCTTTGCTGGTTTGATTGGTGCGGGGCGCACGGAGACTGCAGAGTTACTATTCGGGGCCGCCAAGAAGACTGGTGGCAGTGTGCGTCTTCGCGGCAATGAAGTGAGCCCCAAGAGCCCAAGAGATGCCATTGACAGTGGCATTGCGCTGGTTCCCGAAGACCGCAAAGGCAAGGGGGCTTTGTTAGACATGACTATTCGTAGCAATACGAGCATGGCAATTTTGGAGCGGATCTCCAGTTTCTTCATCGTCGATAAGAAGGAGGAAGTGCGGCTCGCCAATCAATACCGCGAATCGATTCGCATTAAAACGCCTTCGATTGAGCAGAAGATTAAAAATTTGAGCGGTGGTAATCAACAGAAAGTGATCATTGCACGCTGGTTGGCTTCAGAGCCGGATTTGGTGATTTTTGACGAACCCACCCGTGGTATCGATGTGGGGGCCAAGTCGGAAATTTACGCACTGGTCAATTCACTGGTCGAGGACGGCAAGTCCGTGCTGATGATCTCCTCCGAGATGGAGGAAGTGATGGGCATGTCCGACCGGATCGTCGTCTTATGCGACGGCAAAATATCGGGCAGCTTGGACCGAAAAGATTTTAATCAAGAAACTATCATGAATTTCGCATCTCAAAAATAG
- a CDS encoding sugar ABC transporter substrate-binding protein gives MRRILIGFLIIATAFLIIGCGPKNESAANGEKKVRIGMTVQSLSNPTWAGYCQSIEKEVKAQGGSINYVACDSNVSKQITQIENFISSGVDVIIIHPADPEGVEFALKQARASGIKVLAWDDNLKNADLAWLIDNHELGYTIGEHAAKWINEKLGGSAEVAILNYPQLPILLERGNGIRDAIVKLAPNAKIVAESSAIDTKEGIAKMETIFQSNPNVKVVCSIGGGGSVGANESAKAAGKITDDFGIFAADATQPELSAMKNNEGIRMTVTVTGTNTDIAKEIWEMVSLLQSGEPIATKEIYREFIPVTHDNVDDYLGK, from the coding sequence ATGAGAAGAATATTAATTGGATTCCTAATCATTGCCACGGCATTTTTGATTATCGGATGTGGCCCTAAAAATGAGAGCGCTGCCAACGGAGAGAAAAAAGTCCGTATTGGTATGACCGTGCAGTCTTTGAGTAACCCGACCTGGGCTGGTTATTGTCAGTCCATTGAGAAGGAGGTCAAAGCTCAAGGTGGAAGTATTAATTATGTGGCTTGCGATAGTAATGTGAGTAAGCAGATCACACAAATTGAGAATTTCATCTCCAGCGGTGTGGATGTCATCATCATTCACCCAGCCGATCCCGAAGGCGTGGAGTTTGCCTTAAAGCAAGCCCGTGCGAGCGGCATCAAGGTGTTGGCATGGGATGATAACCTAAAGAATGCTGACTTGGCATGGTTGATTGATAATCACGAGTTGGGATACACCATCGGTGAGCATGCTGCCAAATGGATCAATGAAAAGCTTGGTGGCAGTGCCGAAGTCGCCATTTTGAACTACCCGCAATTGCCAATTCTTTTGGAGCGTGGAAATGGTATTCGCGATGCGATCGTGAAACTCGCTCCTAATGCGAAGATTGTGGCTGAAAGTAGCGCGATCGATACCAAGGAAGGTATTGCAAAGATGGAAACGATCTTTCAATCCAATCCAAACGTTAAAGTCGTTTGCTCCATCGGTGGCGGTGGCTCGGTCGGTGCGAACGAATCCGCTAAAGCTGCTGGGAAGATTACCGATGACTTCGGCATCTTTGCAGCCGATGCAACGCAGCCGGAATTGTCGGCGATGAAGAACAATGAAGGTATCCGTATGACTGTGACAGTCACTGGCACCAACACCGACATCGCTAAGGAAATCTGGGAAATGGTGAGCTTGCTTCAATCCGGCGAACCGATCGCGACCAAGGAAATTTACCGCGAGTTCATCCCCGTCACCCACGACAATGTGGATGATTACTTAGGCAAATAA
- a CDS encoding carbohydrate kinase, whose protein sequence is MNTSYKIVGLGEVVWDVFPARKRLGGAPANFAYHCHQLGACAYPVSALGADALGRAARRQLEAKGIDLTYVQETAAWPTSQVLVSLSEHGKPVYEIIENVAWDHLELTEELAELAPSVDAVCFGVLSQRCEPARRAVQGFLDLMPSQTIKIFDINLRQSYYSKALVEECLERATVLKLSDEELPQLAESFELQGTVFEQLEGLRALFKLDLVAYTRGDEGSVLCCANAQDVHAGLPVTVVDSVGAGDSFTAALCVGLLQNWPLSEINAFANSVAAYVCGQKGATPTLPEKLIGPAIKSAACQL, encoded by the coding sequence GTGAATACCTCATATAAAATCGTTGGACTTGGTGAAGTCGTCTGGGATGTGTTTCCTGCACGCAAGCGTCTCGGAGGCGCGCCCGCGAATTTCGCCTATCATTGTCATCAATTAGGTGCCTGTGCATATCCTGTTTCCGCGCTGGGTGCAGATGCATTAGGGCGGGCGGCGCGTCGTCAACTTGAAGCAAAAGGAATCGATCTGACTTATGTGCAAGAGACCGCGGCTTGGCCGACTAGCCAAGTATTGGTAAGTCTTAGTGAGCATGGTAAGCCAGTATATGAAATTATCGAGAATGTTGCATGGGATCATTTGGAACTGACTGAAGAATTAGCCGAGTTGGCACCCTCGGTGGACGCTGTATGTTTTGGAGTGCTTTCGCAGCGCTGCGAGCCAGCTCGACGTGCAGTTCAGGGCTTTTTGGATTTGATGCCATCGCAGACGATTAAGATTTTTGATATTAACTTGCGCCAATCTTATTATTCCAAGGCGCTTGTCGAGGAATGTTTAGAGCGCGCTACAGTCTTGAAGTTAAGTGACGAGGAGTTGCCGCAATTGGCCGAGTCCTTTGAGCTGCAAGGAACTGTGTTCGAGCAGCTTGAGGGCTTGCGTGCCTTATTTAAGCTGGACTTGGTCGCTTATACGCGTGGCGACGAGGGGAGTGTACTCTGCTGTGCGAATGCGCAGGATGTGCATGCTGGCTTGCCAGTGACTGTTGTTGATTCCGTTGGTGCAGGCGACTCATTTACAGCAGCACTCTGTGTCGGGCTTTTGCAGAATTGGCCTTTGAGCGAGATCAATGCTTTTGCCAATTCCGTGGCTGCCTATGTTTGTGGCCAAAAGGGGGCGACTCCCACGCTACCCGAAAAACTGATCGGGCCAGCAATCAAGTCGGCGGCTTGTCAGCTGTGA
- a CDS encoding GntR family transcriptional regulator translates to MTNAKPLYLQIYDDLRISIRNQSYSPGDLLPSEKSICERYSASRPTVARALKMLSEEKLIERRAGFGTQVLAPEQSSLTAGLLLPQIMETEIFQPIAASIINAGITSELQISSPYELNRPQDRKAVTLSQAEQFIHKKVNGVFFAPLENIPDPQSFNRSVIDRLTSQGIQVVLLDRDIYPWPRQTPYDLIGIDNIEAGYTMANHLLEMGCHQLAFVSQENPAMTVKLRKIGTREALIHNGLSARSLLRIHYDIEQPAEAAKQLLKANVDGILCSNDATAASILRAMFDLGARIPEQIKVCGFDDVKYASLLSIPLTSYKQPCEDIGRIAVETMIHRIQHPESPPHRIALQGNLIARSSTARCRPQ, encoded by the coding sequence ATGACAAATGCCAAGCCACTTTATCTTCAAATCTACGACGACCTACGCATATCGATACGCAATCAAAGCTATAGCCCGGGCGATCTACTCCCGAGCGAGAAATCGATTTGCGAACGCTATAGTGCCTCTCGCCCGACCGTGGCTCGAGCACTCAAAATGTTGAGCGAAGAAAAATTAATCGAACGCCGTGCTGGATTCGGCACGCAGGTATTGGCACCCGAGCAGTCAAGCCTGACAGCGGGCCTACTCCTACCCCAAATTATGGAGACCGAAATATTCCAACCAATCGCCGCCAGCATAATTAATGCAGGTATCACATCCGAACTGCAGATTAGCAGTCCCTATGAATTAAATCGCCCACAAGATCGCAAAGCCGTCACACTCTCCCAAGCGGAACAATTCATCCACAAAAAAGTCAACGGGGTCTTTTTCGCGCCACTTGAAAATATCCCAGACCCGCAGTCCTTCAATCGCAGCGTCATCGATCGACTCACAAGTCAAGGCATACAAGTGGTGCTGCTGGATCGCGACATATATCCTTGGCCCCGCCAAACGCCCTACGATTTAATTGGCATCGATAACATCGAAGCCGGCTACACCATGGCCAATCACTTACTGGAGATGGGTTGTCACCAATTAGCCTTTGTCTCTCAGGAGAACCCGGCGATGACAGTCAAATTGCGAAAAATCGGCACCCGCGAAGCACTCATACACAATGGTTTGTCCGCCCGCAGCTTACTACGTATTCACTATGATATTGAGCAACCAGCCGAAGCGGCCAAACAACTGCTCAAGGCAAATGTAGATGGTATTCTTTGCTCCAACGACGCAACTGCCGCCTCAATTCTACGAGCCATGTTTGACCTGGGTGCCCGAATACCTGAGCAAATCAAAGTCTGTGGCTTTGATGATGTCAAATACGCCAGCCTCTTAAGCATACCTCTCACTAGTTATAAACAACCCTGCGAAGACATCGGCCGCATCGCCGTTGAAACAATGATCCACCGCATTCAGCACCCGGAGAGCCCCCCGCATCGCATTGCTCTCCAAGGTAATCTGATCGCACGCAGCTCTACCGCAAGATGCCGCCCACAATAA